A stretch of DNA from Zootoca vivipara chromosome 16, rZooViv1.1, whole genome shotgun sequence:
ATTGTGAAATTTGAGGGGCGATTTGGAATGCTGCAAACGATACTGGGATGCAGCTCCCGCAACACGCACTGGCTTTTCATTGAtgcccccacccctgaaaaatGGCCCTTGTTGCTTATGCCATCAGGAAGAAGAGGGGCTCTCTTTTCCTTGCCCAGGCCCTGACGTGGTTCCATCTTGCTGTAGGTTCACTCCTCCAAGAACAACAGCATGAATGTGTTGGGCGGATTGCAAAGCATGATACGCGAGGGAGGCATCCGCTCCCTGTGGCGAGGCAACGGGATCAATGTGCTCAAGATCGCACCTGAGTCTGCCATCAAGTTCATGGCCTACGAACAGGTACGCCCTGGGCATGGGCACACAGcattttaattcctttttttaaaagtccttcatTACTCGAAAGAACAACAGTTTCCATGCAGCACAGTATTTTCCATTCCGAACTGCATGGAATTCCACCTTGGGCATGTCTTTATTGCAAAAACTCGCCCTAAAAGGATCACACTTCTTTTACTCAGCTGCATCGCCTTCACTCAGCCCAAAGTGCCTAAGGGGGGGGAGTTCACCAACACTATCTGTGGCTCGCAATCCATTGCTTATCATTGCAGATCAAGCGGGCAATTCGTGGGCAGCAGGAAACACTGAGGGTGCAGGAAAGATTCGTTGCTGGCTCGCTGGCTGGCGCCACAGCACAGACCATAATCTACCCTATGGAGGTAAGCTTTCTTTGGTAGTAGAGCTTGAGGGGCAAATTCTCATTCTTTTGCTGACTTCATCCATGATATCCACCCAAATGAATGTGAGAACCTAGCACTACAGTGGAAACTCaatttttgaacgtaatccatccTGGAAGAATGTTCGACTTCCGaatcattcgaaaaccgaggcgcaaagggctgtTGGCAAATTCAActgagaaaataaaaacacacacagcggaagccgctcgacttccgaggtgcgttcgaaaacctaagcatttacttctgggttttcgatgTTTGGGTTCTGAAACTTTCGTCGTTCGAGAACCAAtgttccactgtactgttaacTAATACAGGCCTAGAAGAAGTatccccctctgcccccaccaAGCAGGACTCTGCCATGCAATTTCTCCCCAGTTGTCCCTACTAATCTGTGGACAGATACTATGAAGACATTTCGCCAGAAGGAACTTTAGTATTTAAGGGACAGGAAGGGCCTGATCATTTTCCCCCCCAGTATGGTGGGATTTTATTTAACAAAGTTTCATTTCAGATGTACTGGTCTCTTGCCCTGTACCTAGAGGAATATGGCTGTCGTGATTTCAGACTGGGGGCTGTTAATATTAGGGGGTGACGGATAAAGAAGGGATATTCATCATGCCTTAGTTCATCTgactccccctccttctccaggTCCTAAAAACACGGCTGACCCTCCGCAAGACGGGTCAGTACTCAGGGGTGGCGGACTGTGCCAGGCAGGTCCTGCGGAAGGAAGGGATCCGTGCCTTTTACAAGGGCTACCTGCCAAACATGCTGGGCATCATTCCCTACGCTGGCATTGACCTGGCAGTTTACGAGGTGAGTGGCTGGGCATGGGGTTGGCACGAACAGCAAGGGAAGCTCAACCTCGCCTGCTACTGGCTACTCCTCCTCTGTGAGGAAGGATACTGACCTGGAAGCCTTTTCTCCCTGAGGCCCTTTTGAAAGACACTGCCACCATCCTTGCAGGAACCCTTTCTCTCCCGTGCCGTGTGGCAAAACGGCAATCTCGCCAGATTCCCAGGCTCGGCATGAAAGCTGCTTGCCTCCCCATCTGTGTTGGGCCCTGGGGTGCACCTGTGCCGGATTCCCAAGTTACcgactccccctcccctcttccttttgcGGCAGACGCTGAAGAACACCTGGCTGCAGAAGTACAGCAAGGACACAGCTGACCCGGGCGTTCTGGTGCTCTTGGGCTGTGGCACCGTCTCCAGCACCTGCGGCCAGATCGCCAGCTACCCATTAGCTCTGGTGCGGACCCGGATGCAAGCCCAAGGTGAGATTGTGGCATCATCCTGACTGCCTGGCCTCCAAGGAGGGCACTGAAGGTGGCTGTGACTGAGGCATAAtgagcaggaggctggactaactGCAAAGCCCCATTAACGATGGGGGGACATGAGGAGCGTGGGGAAGAAACTTTGAGGAGGGAAGAGACTGGAAGGGCTACGAAACAATGGCCTGTTAACATAATATCTCCTCATACTTGCAGGGTTTCAGGGCTGGCTATGAGTTTTCAGTTTAGaccagcaccccacccccaccccccgcaaggCTTCACTCTGAGATATTGGGCTTAGCTAGACTCTGATCTCTGATCTCATCAGGCAGCACTAGGctctttgggcagcttccaattataaattataaaatcacagtaaaacatcaaacatgaaagacatcccaatacagggctgcctgcagatgtcttctaaaagttgtatagtagTTTATCTGCTTGACACCTCATGCGACAGCATTCTGCAGggatgagaaggccctctgcctggttcctgtaacctcacttcccacagtgagggaacctccagaaggcccttggagctggacctcagtgtctgggctgaacaatgggggtggagacactccttcaggtatacagggccgttTAGggcaacagtttgaattgtggtcgaaaacttactgggagccagtgtaggcctttcgggaccggtgttatatggtcccggaggctgctcccagtcaccagtctagcagtcacattctggattaattgtggtttctgagtcaccttcaaaggcagacccacgcagagcgcattgcagtagtacaaGCGGGAGATCGACAGCATCAGAGGTGGCCATCATTGCGCACCTGCCGAGGCCCACACCCCTGTAGGGGGACCACTGCTGAcaatgcccccccaccccaagcctctATGCTGTTGCTCCATCTTCAGTAGCTGAGCATGCAAGCATTGACAAAAGCGAGGAGGCAGGGTAGAGGAAGGGAATTGTATCTGGCcagcagtgtgtgtttgtgtgcgtctgTCCCGTGGGGCCGCTTTGACATGTGGTCAGGTTGCTCACGTGTCAATCACCTGAAGTCGCCATTGCCTCAGGTGAAGAGTTTCCCATGAATTCAAGCTGGTTTGCAGATGAGAAATGTTTGCTTGCACAGAACCCCTTCACCTGTGAGCTCCCAAAGTGGGCTTGCTGTCTGCGATTGTTCCTGACGGCAAGCCCTGCCTTCAGCAGTGATCAGCTCTACCTGTGCGTTCCTTGTTGGGGACTCCCTAAGCACAGCTGATCCCACGAGGGCTTGCTGTTAGCACTGACAGCAAGCCCTGCATGGCAGGGAACAACCAGGAGCACATGTTGCTCCTTTGCAGCTACACCTTTTCCTGTCCCACACCTAATGTCCCATGATatgaggtgtggggcaggtggcttAGAGAACACAGCCTGATTCAACCCAGGGGGCAGAGGTTCTCAGGCCTGCAACACAGCACCATCGTTCACATGCCTTGCACTCACCCTCAGGGCAGTTTGGGATTTGGCCCAAAAGAAGAGGGCAGTGAAAGACGGTCAGTGAGGAGGAGTGGGGTCTCGATCCAGGGGAGGACATCTTGCCAAGGGCCTCTGAAACCTGGAGCCGGCACTGAAGTTGACAACTCTGCTCTGGATTGTTGGATAGGCCTCACCAAGATACATatagagcagtcaaatacaacattcctagaatggACATGAAAGGGGATGTTTGCTCCAGCCagtagaaaacttcctgtttcctcctgggctggggcaaacttcctctgcatgtgactagaggtgggcatgaccttacctgtgcaggtaacaaaagcactaGGCACacagccccccctctctctttgacTCCATTCGTCAGAGAAGCAACAGCTAtccatatgggatagattccacatGTACATACTTTGTAACCTAAGTCTtccttcagggatccatctgtgaactgaatgtgtgagtaaacatcttttatactttttacACAATATTgtgtcgtgtctattctttttaagggggaagaaaaggggattACCAGGAATCCTATACTGAGAAGCTTATACAAGCTTGCAACCAGCTAACCGCTGTGCACATTTAGAacgggaatgcactctgctaagtaaagggacttgctaacgcaagttaggaaggatattattaaataatatatcctctcctgcgcctctgaacattcccacacagagGTTGGGTGGGCCCAAGCAGGGATGGGTTCCGTCCAATCACTGTTGAAGCAGGAACCTCCTTGGCCGGGTCTCACTGAACGTTCGCATTCCATTCCTATGCTGAAACAGCTATAACATTAATTGTAAGCTGGGGCCACTTACAGAAACAGAAGTGACCCTCTCCTGGAACTTTGTTGGGAGAAGCTTTCAAACATACGGCCCTGACctctctgctcctttcccctctctctgcagCAACCATTGAAGGTGGCCCGCAGCTGAGCATGCTGGGCCTCTTCAGACACATCCTCTCCAGAGAAGGGGTGCTGGGCCTCTACCGCGGCATTGCCCCCAACTTCATGAAGGTCATTCCTGCCGTCAGCATCAGCTATGTTGTGTATGAGAACATGAAGCAGGCCCTGGGGGTCACGTCCAGATGAAGCGGATGAAGCCTGCTCCCCCAAAGTGGCCAGGACCTGCCTCTCAAGAAGGACCGCTCCTCCCGACAGTGTGTCCTGAAGGCAGCAGTAGGTGGGGACGTACCTCCTCTGCTCTAGTGCTCTGTGGGGCAAGGAGTGGGCAGCTGGGCGGAGGAAGGCCAAAGAGTGCTGGAGTGAGCGGGCCCTTGTTCTCCTCATCCCCAGAAGAGCAGAGTTCTTCCTCAGCAAGGAGGACCAAGGAGGCATGTCCCACTTGCTTACAAAGGTGTccctcgtccccccccccaccagacgcCGGAGGATGGGAAGTGCCATGGCCCTTTTGAGGTAGATTTTCATAGGTCTCCCAAGTGCTGGAGTCTCTGGGGACGGCCACCTCAAAcgggcttgcttctgagtcaaGGCTACTCGCCAGGAGCCTGCTGCTCTCGCTGCATGTGTGTCGtcttcttccctgcccccacccagcATGTTTCCTGTTCTGCGTATTTCTGCCAGCCATACCACGATCCAGCAGGAAATCAACCCCATTGACGTTCATTGCCGGTGACGTGTGGCCAGATCTGGAATGAGCAGCTATCCTGTTAGCAAAATGGGGAAGGTACTCTTCACCCCACTTCACCCACGGTCTCTCAGCACAGGAGATGATGCATTCAGGGAGAATCTGTCATACACTGGAGGTGTTAGAAAATTCAGCAATTGCAACCAGGCGTTTTCCAAACCCTTTTGTTGACACCCCGGCATCTGGGGGTTTGAGGATACACGAGGACACGTTCTTACTCCACCCCAGATATCCGGCTGCAAAAACTGAACCACACTGATCCCTCTTCTATTCCTCTCTCTTCCACATCCTGTGGGGGCGCTGGAGCACCAAGAGGTTGCATTTCAGCCCAGCCCTGCTTTATCTTTACCTATGTGGAAAGTGTCTGTATATTTTGCACGTTGACTTGTTTTTAACTTATAAGACTGGTCTGCACTCTCTTCTCGACCTAGACATCGGGAGATGAACTGAAATGTCTTCccaaccccaatctctccctttcccctctgagGTGGTGGACAATGGAGAAAGACATTTCAAGGGCTATTTGCTGTCGTCGTCAACACTCTTTACCTGAGGTCTCTGGATTTCTTGTGTGAACACATTTCTGCTTGCTGGGAGATGTTTGCGCTGGTCACATCAGCACTGTGGCTTAAGAAgtgacacacacatgcac
This window harbors:
- the SLC25A23 gene encoding mitochondrial adenyl nucleotide antiporter SLC25A23, which codes for MLGPRERAAPRQAPPTESARDPDHHQRWASLFEQLDTNKDGRVDVHELRQGLARMGMNAGSQAEQDILREGDTDHDGELNFEEFTRYLQERERKLLLMFHSLDHNHDGHIDVSEIQQTFHSLGVYISLQQAEKILHSIDKDGTMTIDWHEWRDHFLLNPLENMEEIVYYWKHSTVLDIGECLTVPDEFSEKEKKTGMWWKQLIAGAMAGAVSRTGTAPLDRLKVFMQVHSSKNNSMNVLGGLQSMIREGGIRSLWRGNGINVLKIAPESAIKFMAYEQIKRAIRGQQETLRVQERFVAGSLAGATAQTIIYPMEVLKTRLTLRKTGQYSGVADCARQVLRKEGIRAFYKGYLPNMLGIIPYAGIDLAVYETLKNTWLQKYSKDTADPGVLVLLGCGTVSSTCGQIASYPLALVRTRMQAQATIEGGPQLSMLGLFRHILSREGVLGLYRGIAPNFMKVIPAVSISYVVYENMKQALGVTSR